CTCCTCCCTCAACTGTTTTTCACCTGCAATCAGCTTAGAATAATCCACACCTTCATATGGATCGTCACATGATGGATACAACACAAAAGCCGAAGCCAGAAGGACAATTCCACAAAACTTGCAAATACTTTTTACCATCGTCATATTATTTATGAATCAATTTTCACAACTGCTATTGTCAAAGACGCAAAAATACTAATTATGCCAAAGCACATACATTAATTATGCCAGACATTTATTATTTCTCACCAACATTTACAACCTCTACGTCATACTTAAGGATAGCTCTTGAAGGTATTCTGTCATCATCACCTACCAGACCATGAGCAAGATGCGGAGGCATAATAAAGGTTGCTTTGCTGCCCTTTCTTAACATCAGGATTCCTTCTTCCAGACCGCTTTCAACGCCCCCCTTGCCTACCTGAAACACCTTTTGCCCATCATTGGCAGAACTGTAACATACAGTACCATCGAGTAAACTAATCTTGTAATTGAGAGTAACAATCTGTCCTTTGACAATCTTATCTCCCTTTCCATTTTCATGCAAGATGTACCACAATCCGGTCTTGGTTGCCTGCATATTGAGCTTATTATCCTCAACATACTTTCCAATTACCTTCTGCTCTACATCTACCATACGGCGGTTGTACTCGATAATCTTATCCAATGTGATGTCTTCTTCCTTTGATTTGTCCCTCCTGCTCTGCGAGCTGGTGCAACTAGATACACTAAGCAGTAACACTGCCAGGAAAATGCGTATACAGTTTCTATAACCTATAGTCTTCATTTGAGCGAGATTAAATTAAGTCATAAAGATATGACATCCACTCATCTTAATCACCATCAAGGAATGGGCCAATCGTTGAGCAAATAACAGATACTGCATCGTCGAGAGAACCTACAAACTCGCCTCCTGCTGCATTACTATGACCGCCACCTGAGAAATATCGTGTAGAGTAGGCATTAATTGCAATTCCGCCTCTTGATCTGAAAGACAGCTTAACAAATCCTTCTTTCCTTTCGGTTAACAGAATTGATACTACAATTCCTTTGACAGACAATGGCATATTAACAAGTCCTTCTGTATCCCCCGGCTTGTATTCATACATTCTCAATTCTTCAGCCGACAATGCTATATATGCAACCCTACCTGATGATATTACCTGGAGTTTGTTGCCCAATGCATGCCCCATCAACCTGGTTCTGGACAGAGAATTACTATGAAATAATTCCTTATGAATACTATCCTTATCAATTCCTGCTTCTAGAAGTTCTGCTATTATACGGTACAACCCTGGATTCGAAGAATTATGATTAAGCATTCCTGTATCAGTCATAATACCCGAATACAAACAAACCGCACTTTCAATTCCAGGTTTGTAGCCCAGCCCTTTCATAACCCTGAAGCTTAATTCACAGGTTGATGATGCTCCGGTATCAGAAATTAACACCTGAGAAATAGCAGTATCAGGATATGGATGGTGATCAATATTTACACGAGGAATATCCAAAGTCCTCACAACGTTGGCAAGTTCACCTACACGCTTAAGATCATTGAAATCCAATAAGAGCAGGAGTTCTGACTTAGCAAGTCGGTCGGAAGCTGTTCCCTTGTCTGACGAAAAAGTAACTATATGAGCAGCACCTGGCATCCATCTAAGATTCTCAGGTACTTCATCAGGACTGATCACAACAACATCATGCCCCACAGCAATAAGAACATTGTACCAGCCTAGACATGCGCCAATTGCATCTCCGTCCGGATCCTTGTGAGGCAAAATCGTTATTTTTTGTGGGTGGGCAAAATATTTGGTAAGTTGTGACAGTTCATTCCTGAAAAGCTCCATAATATCATCCTTAAGTCGCAAAGATAACAAAAATTAACAGCAAATATTGCTGTTATAAAAAAATAGCTATATTCACACTTTTTTGCAATAAAAGGGAAACTTTAAGGGTTTTTCCGGGAATTTTTAAAAATAGTTTAGTGAAATAACGCCTTGTAAAACTAATCCTATGAAAGGACAAATCACTCTGACCATGATCAAGCCCTATGCGGTCAAAAGACACCATGTGGGCGATATCCTAGCTGAAATCGAACATGCAGGCTTTTCAATCAGAGCCATGAAAATGGTTCAGTTGCCAAAGGAAAAGGCCGAATTGTTCTATGCCGAGCACAAAGGTAAACCCTTTTTCGCTGCTCTTGTTGAATTTATGTCTTCAGGGCCAATAGTTGCAGCCTTGTTACAAAAGGAAAATGCAGTTGCTGATTTCCGTAAGCTTATCGGATCGACTGACCCGCATGAAGCCGAAGAAGGTACTATTCGTCGTAAATACGCTACAGATAAAACCCGCAACGCTATACACGGCTCTGACAGTGATGAAAGCGCAATAAGGGAAAGCAGGTTCTTCTTCAGTTCAATGGAAGAGTTCTTCTGTGTACCGGAATAAGCATTGGCAGCGAATCAACGAAGCACAATATCGCTGATTACCTTTGCTCCGGCTTCTTTATTGAGGGATTCAATTATTTTGCTCTTATGCATTAAAAGGTCGTTGCGTATTACACTTGAGTTAAGACTCACGTATAATACGCCGCCTTTTATATAAATATTCTTAGTAATCTTCTCGGCCATGGGTCCCAGCAGGCTGTTCCAGGCCTTCAAAACCCTTGTCTCACGAACTCCCTGCCTCAGTTCCGGGGAATCAAGTATCTTATTCAGGATCTCCTGAATGGATTTTGTATTGTTGTCCCTAAACCTATTATCCATTCTGTAGTTTGTTTGCTATGTATTTCTGAATAACGTTACAGATCACTTATTATACTTCCCTCGCTGACATTGAAAAAACAGTAGTCTTTACCTGCTTTTTCAACTATTTCAACAAGTCGGGTCCTTTGTGTATCAGTGATAAAAACCTGCTTAAAGATATTATTTCCCATCAGCTCAATCAACTTACCTGCCCTGAGATCATCAAGTTTATCAAACATATCATCAAGCAACAGCAGAGGCGCAGCGCCGCAGTGCCCGGCAATAAATTCATATTGTGCTAGTTTAAGTGCCATTACAAATGATTTCTTCTGGCCTTGGGATCCCACACGTCTGACAGGATTATCCCCAAGCATTAATTCAAGATCATCCCTGTGAACCCCCTTAGTTGTATAGCCCAATGCCAGGTCCCGATTCCGGTTCTTGATCAATTGCTCTCTGATATCTCCCTTATGATGGTGTGAGTCATACTGTATACTTACACTTTCTCTCGAATCAGATATATACTGGTAATATCGCAGAAAAACCGGTTCCAGTTCACCGATAAACCTGCTCCTCTCCTGAAATATTGCATTGCCTAGAATAGCAAGTTGTTCATCCCAAACCTCCAGTTGGCTTTCAAGTCCAAGATTGTTACTTCCGGCATGCTTTATAAGAGCATTGCGCTGAGCCAGACAGCGGTTATATCTTAGCAAGGCCTGCAGGTAAGTTCTGCTTAGCTGTGAGATTACCCCGTCAATAAACTTCCTTCTATGTTCACTTCCATCTGTTATAAGCCCTTCATCACCCGGGGAAATCATAACCAGCGGGATCAGACCAATATGATCAGAAAGACGCTGATATTCCTTCTTGTTGCGCTTGAACTGTTTCTTTTTGCTTCTTTTCAGACCGGCATAGAACTCTTCTTCCTGTCCTCTAATATCATATGCTGCCTGAATCATGAAAAAATCCTCACCATGGCATATCAACTGACTGTCAACCGGATTGAAATAACTCTTACAAAATGACATATAGTAAATAGCATCCAATAGGTTGGTCTTGCCCGAACCATTGAGACCCACAAAACAGTTGATGCCAGGTACGAACTCTAGTTCGACCTGACGCAGGTTCTTGTAGTTTAAGAGATTGATATGTTTAAGGTACATCAGCCACAGATTATTTCCCCACAAAAGTAGCAAAAACAGGCATAGTATTAATTAGCGGAAAAAAGCCGCCTTATCTTTTATATTAAGCCTAAATTACTAAATTTGCGCTGAAAAATAACTAAGACATATTTTTCATCCGGTTTAGAAAAGAAAATACAAGACAATTTAAACAGTCATACGATGTCAAAGAAACAGTCAAGCACAGCTGAGCAGAACCTTCAACAGGTTGAAACTGCCCTGGGCAGAAGCGAACAATGGATTGAAGACAACCAGAAAAGCATTACTATTTTCGTACTTGCCTTTATTATAGCAGTTGGCGGGTACTGGGGCTTTAAGAAATTATACGTAGAACCGCGAAATGTAGATGCTCAGAAAGCAGTCTTCCAGGCTCAGAATTATTTCGGAAATGATGACTTTCAACAAGCATTGGATGGTGACGGCGTTACACCTGGCTTCCTTGAAATCATTGATAGCTATGGCAACACCAAGGCTGGAAAGTTGGCAAAATACTATGCAGGTATCAGTTATCTGAACCTTGGACAATATGAAGAAGCCCTTGGTTACCTAAAGAGCTTTAAGACAAAGAATCCTGAACTTAAGGCAGTAAAAGAAGGTGCTATAGGTGACTGTTATCTAGAACTGGGTGAAAAGGATCAGGCACTTAAATATTACAACAGTGCAATCGCAGTTAATGATGCTGTTACAACTCCATTCTTCCTTCTGAAGAAAGGTATGCTTCTAGAAGAAATGGGCAATAAAACAGAAGCATTGAAAGCATATACCACCATTAAGGAAGAATATGCTGAAAGTGTTGAAGCTTCTCAAATCGAAAAGTATATCAGCAGAGTATCTCTGTAATTAAAAATAGCATTAACACCATAAAGAGATTGCCCGTCAAGCGGTCAATCTCTTTTTTAATAATATAGGATATGGCAACAACAGACCTTTCATCATACGATCCAAGCAAGGTCCCCTCTGCAAGTGAAATGAAATTCGGTATAGTTGTATCAGAGTGGAACCCTGCTATTACAGGAGCATTGTATAAAGGAGCCTTTGACACCCTGGTAAAACATGGTGCGCAGGAAGCTAATATTGTTACAATGATGGTTCCCGGAAGTTTTGAACTGACCTCAGGAGCGAAAATTATTGCGGATACCACCAATGTTGATGCTGTTATTTGCCTTGGTTGTGTGATTCAAGGTGAGACACCCCACTTTGACTTTGTTTGCCAGGGTGTAACCCAGGGGATAGCTCATTTAAACTTCACCTATAATATCCCCTTCATTTTTGGAGTTTTAACCACAATGAACCAGCAACAAGCTGAGGATCGTGCAGGTGGAAAGCATGGAAACAAGGGCGATGAAGCCGCAATTACGGCAATAAAAATGGTGGATAATAATTGGAGATTTAGGAAATAATATTATTTTTGCATCGCTGTTGAGCAGGGGGGATACCAAAGTGGCCAACTGGGGCAGACTGTAAATCTGTTGTCTTACGACTTCGGAGGTTCGAATCCTCCTCCCCCCACAAAAGTTAATGCGGGAATAGCTCAGTTGATAGAGCATTAGCCTTCCAAGCTAAGGGTCGCGGGTTTGAGTCCCGTTTCCCGCTCCAGGAAAAAGGCTGTCTTTCAAAAGACAGCCTCTATTTTTTTTCATAATCCGTCCTCCCTGCTTCACTTTTACTTAATTATTAAAGTCTCATCTTAAAATTCTTTAATCTCTTCCCATTTCCCCATAAAGCACTGGCGTTAATGTGATATTTTTCTTATATTGGGGTATGAGCTAAGACCTCTTATTCCTTATTGCTTAGCTATTACTACCGAGATCCCTGGTATCCCATTGGGAGACCATTCTTTTTCGTGCTTTGACCATAAGCATTGTTGATGTTCCGGCATTACAGTTTGTAAGACACAAACGCGTACGCGTTTGTCGTCTTCATTGTAAAGCATGTCTAACCATATAAACCGTTATAACTATGAAAACAGCGTACATAGGAACTTACCCGCCACGAAGATGCGGAATAGGAACCTTCACTGAGAACTTGTTTAAGTCAGCTGAGCAAGCATTCGGAAATAAAGTTGACGGTACCCAAAGCTTTGTGGTTGCCATTAATGACAATGGCACAACATACGACTACCCCAGTGAAGTCAAATACACTATAGAGCAGGAAGTGCTCGACGACTATCTGAAAGCAGCTGATTATATTAACAATTCGGGTGCGAATATATGTGTTTTGGAACACGAATATGGCATCTTCGGTGGTGATAGCGGGATATTTATACTTTCACTGCTCCACAAGCTAAAGATTCCTATTGTTGTAACCCTTCACACAGTATTGAAAACTCCATCATACAATCAAAAGGCAGTTTTACAGCAAATATGCAGGATGGCCCTGAAGGTAGTTGTTATGAGTCATAAAGCTATTGAGTTTCTCATCAACATCTACGATGTACCGATGGAAAAGATCAGCTTTATTCCCCATGGCGTACCTGATATAAAGCACGACCGCCAAAAGGTCAGAAAAGAATTTGGCTTTGAAGACAAGAAGGTATTACTGACTTTCGGTTTTGTAAGCAGAAATAAAGGGCATGCGGTGGCTATCAAGGCACTTCCAAGGGTAGTTGAGAAACATCCAAATCTTTTGTACATAATCCTAGGGCGTACGCACCCGGCAGTATTGCGCCATGCAGGTGAAGAGTACCGGGAATCTCTCGTCAAACTGGTACACGAACATAAACTGGAAAAGCATGTGCAATTTATTGACGAATTTGCTACGGACAATGATCTGTTTAAATATTTGTATGCTGCAGATATATATCTGACACCATACCTGAATGAAGCCCAGATTACGAGTGGCACTCTCTCCTATGCACTAGGTATAGGTTCTGCTGTTGTCTCTACACCATACTGGCATGCAGCCGAACTCCTGAATGAAGGTCGGGGCAGGCTTTTCAAATTTGGAGATCACGATGCCCTGGCTGACATACTCTTACGTCTGTTGGATGACCCTGCTGAACTGAAGGAAATAAAATCAAAGGCATACGAGTATGGAAGGGAAATGACCTGGCCAAAGACCGGAAGGCAATATGCAGAACTTGCAATAGCTGTGATAAAGAGTAATCACAGTGATAGGTTTAAGAATAGTATGCTGCCTGATCTTACTGCCCTGCCCTCATTCTCGCTTAAGCATGCAGATCGGCTGACTGACAGTACAGGTATATTACAACATGCCAAGTATGGAATTGCAGACTTCAAAGAAGGTTATTGCCTGGATGATAATGCCAGGGCGCTGTTGATGTCTGCAATGGCCTATAGG
The genomic region above belongs to Xiashengella succiniciproducens and contains:
- the recF gene encoding DNA replication/repair protein RecF (All proteins in this family for which functions are known are DNA-binding proteins that assist the filamentation of RecA onto DNA for the initiation of recombination or recombinational repair.), coding for MYLKHINLLNYKNLRQVELEFVPGINCFVGLNGSGKTNLLDAIYYMSFCKSYFNPVDSQLICHGEDFFMIQAAYDIRGQEEEFYAGLKRSKKKQFKRNKKEYQRLSDHIGLIPLVMISPGDEGLITDGSEHRRKFIDGVISQLSRTYLQALLRYNRCLAQRNALIKHAGSNNLGLESQLEVWDEQLAILGNAIFQERSRFIGELEPVFLRYYQYISDSRESVSIQYDSHHHKGDIREQLIKNRNRDLALGYTTKGVHRDDLELMLGDNPVRRVGSQGQKKSFVMALKLAQYEFIAGHCGAAPLLLLDDMFDKLDDLRAGKLIELMGNNIFKQVFITDTQRTRLVEIVEKAGKDYCFFNVSEGSIISDL
- a CDS encoding glycosyltransferase family 4 protein, with protein sequence MKTAYIGTYPPRRCGIGTFTENLFKSAEQAFGNKVDGTQSFVVAINDNGTTYDYPSEVKYTIEQEVLDDYLKAADYINNSGANICVLEHEYGIFGGDSGIFILSLLHKLKIPIVVTLHTVLKTPSYNQKAVLQQICRMALKVVVMSHKAIEFLINIYDVPMEKISFIPHGVPDIKHDRQKVRKEFGFEDKKVLLTFGFVSRNKGHAVAIKALPRVVEKHPNLLYIILGRTHPAVLRHAGEEYRESLVKLVHEHKLEKHVQFIDEFATDNDLFKYLYAADIYLTPYLNEAQITSGTLSYALGIGSAVVSTPYWHAAELLNEGRGRLFKFGDHDALADILLRLLDDPAELKEIKSKAYEYGREMTWPKTGRQYAELAIAVIKSNHSDRFKNSMLPDLTALPSFSLKHADRLTDSTGILQHAKYGIADFKEGYCLDDNARALLMSAMAYRLRKDSRALELMPTYLSYLHYMQSEDGYFRNFLSFSRQYLDERGSEDSFGRTIWALGYLIRFAPNDAYKQVGRKMYFNAVHHTASLGSIRAIATSIVGIYHYLKAQPADEVMTERLKELTGKLVHHYYESSSDNWQWFESLLAYDNALLPYSLLCATELLKSDPIKEVAIESMSFLEKHTFNNGHLSVIGNEKWFKKEGERSFFAQQPIDAMAMVLMYHQAYRMTGKDMYLKRLYKSFLWFLGENDLRISLYDHDTHGCCDGFEYSGVNRNQGAESTLAFLISYLTVLDVEKDIIALIRRIKAKLLSTSRRIIA
- a CDS encoding DHH family phosphoesterase, producing the protein MRLKDDIMELFRNELSQLTKYFAHPQKITILPHKDPDGDAIGACLGWYNVLIAVGHDVVVISPDEVPENLRWMPGAAHIVTFSSDKGTASDRLAKSELLLLLDFNDLKRVGELANVVRTLDIPRVNIDHHPYPDTAISQVLISDTGASSTCELSFRVMKGLGYKPGIESAVCLYSGIMTDTGMLNHNSSNPGLYRIIAELLEAGIDKDSIHKELFHSNSLSRTRLMGHALGNKLQVISSGRVAYIALSAEELRMYEYKPGDTEGLVNMPLSVKGIVVSILLTERKEGFVKLSFRSRGGIAINAYSTRYFSGGGHSNAAGGEFVGSLDDAVSVICSTIGPFLDGD
- a CDS encoding DUF721 domain-containing protein encodes the protein MDNRFRDNNTKSIQEILNKILDSPELRQGVRETRVLKAWNSLLGPMAEKITKNIYIKGGVLYVSLNSSVIRNDLLMHKSKIIESLNKEAGAKVISDIVLR
- a CDS encoding tetratricopeptide repeat protein, with the translated sequence MSKKQSSTAEQNLQQVETALGRSEQWIEDNQKSITIFVLAFIIAVGGYWGFKKLYVEPRNVDAQKAVFQAQNYFGNDDFQQALDGDGVTPGFLEIIDSYGNTKAGKLAKYYAGISYLNLGQYEEALGYLKSFKTKNPELKAVKEGAIGDCYLELGEKDQALKYYNSAIAVNDAVTTPFFLLKKGMLLEEMGNKTEALKAYTTIKEEYAESVEASQIEKYISRVSL
- the ribH gene encoding 6,7-dimethyl-8-ribityllumazine synthase codes for the protein MATTDLSSYDPSKVPSASEMKFGIVVSEWNPAITGALYKGAFDTLVKHGAQEANIVTMMVPGSFELTSGAKIIADTTNVDAVICLGCVIQGETPHFDFVCQGVTQGIAHLNFTYNIPFIFGVLTTMNQQQAEDRAGGKHGNKGDEAAITAIKMVDNNWRFRK
- a CDS encoding FKBP-type peptidyl-prolyl cis-trans isomerase, with translation MKTIGYRNCIRIFLAVLLLSVSSCTSSQSRRDKSKEEDITLDKIIEYNRRMVDVEQKVIGKYVEDNKLNMQATKTGLWYILHENGKGDKIVKGQIVTLNYKISLLDGTVCYSSANDGQKVFQVGKGGVESGLEEGILMLRKGSKATFIMPPHLAHGLVGDDDRIPSRAILKYDVEVVNVGEK
- the ndk gene encoding nucleoside-diphosphate kinase, giving the protein MKGQITLTMIKPYAVKRHHVGDILAEIEHAGFSIRAMKMVQLPKEKAELFYAEHKGKPFFAALVEFMSSGPIVAALLQKENAVADFRKLIGSTDPHEAEEGTIRRKYATDKTRNAIHGSDSDESAIRESRFFFSSMEEFFCVPE